Proteins co-encoded in one Coregonus clupeaformis isolate EN_2021a chromosome 17, ASM2061545v1, whole genome shotgun sequence genomic window:
- the LOC121561836 gene encoding replication protein A 32 kDa subunit-like, with the protein MWNQGGSYGESNMGGGYTQSPGGFASPAASQGGEKKGRQRAQQIVPCTVSQLMSAAQAEDVFRVGEVEVAQVTIVGIIRTTDKSMTNIQYKVDDMTGAPMDVKQWVDTEDPSVDSTVIPPGTYVKVSGNLRSFQNHRSVVAFSVRPLEDMNEITSHMLEVVQAHLLLSKPQTIMMGGGGGMNTSMVPMSRPGMGGNIGGGYSGANDMSANGLSPSQNQVLSLIRSCPDAQGISIQDLKQRLSGMSLAVIKQAVEFLSNEGHIFSTIDEDHFKSTDNDD; encoded by the exons ATGTGGAACCAAG GGGGATCATACGGTGAATCAAACATGGGTGGTGGATACACTCAGTCACCGGGAGGATTCGCGTCACCAGCTGCCTCCcagggaggagagaagaaaggG AGACAACGTGCCCAACAGATTGTCCCCTGCACAGTGTCCCAGCTCATGTCTGCTGCCCAAGCAGAGGATGTCTTCAGAGTGGGAGAGGTAGAGGTTGCCCAG GTTACCATTGTGGGCATCATCAGAACCACTGACAAATCCATGACCAACATCCAGTACAAAGTCGATGACATGACAGGGGCCCCTATGGACGTGAAGCAGTGGGTAGATACGGAG GATCCCAGTGTGGACAGCACTGTCATCCCCCCAGGCACTTACGTCAAGGTCTCTGGCAATTTGCGTTCCTTCCAG AACCACAGGTCTGTGGTGGCGTTCAGCGTCCGGCCCCTAGAGGACATGAACGAGATTACCTCCCACATGCTGGAGGTGGTGCAGGCACACCTACTGCTCAGCAAACCACAGACTATtatg atgggcggaggagggggaatgAACACTAGCATGGTGCCCATGTCACGGCCGGGAATGGGTGGCAACATAGGAGGTGGATACTCGGGTGCCAACGACATGTCCGCTAACGGCCTGAGCCCGAGCCAGAACCAG GTGCTGAGCTTGATAAGGAGCTGTCCAGACGCACAGGGTATTAGCATACAGGACTTGAAGCAGAGACTCAGCGGCATGAGCTTGGCTGTCATCAA GCAAGCAGTGGAGTTCCTCAGCAACGAAGGACACATCTTCTCCACCATTGACGAGGATCACTTCAAGTCTACGGACAATGACGACTAA